A window of Methylobacterium bullatum genomic DNA:
CCTCATCATCGACACGCTGTACAAGGCGGTCGCCAAATCCCTCAACGGCGCGATGGAGCACCCCGCCCCGTACGAGCGCCTCGACGGGCTCGAGAACCTCGACAAGGTCATCGACATCGACCAGTCGCCCATCGGGCGCACGCCGCGCTCCAACCCGGCGACCTATACCGGCGCCTTCACCCCGATCCGCGACTGGTTCGCGGGACTGCCGGAGGCGAAGGCGCGCGGCTACCAGGCCGGCCGCTTCTCCTTCAACGTGAAGGGCGGGCGCTGCGAGGCCTGTTCGGGCGACGGCGTCATCAAGATCGAGATGCACTTCCTGCCGGACGTCTACGTCACCTGCGACGTGTGCAAGGGCCGCCGCTACGACCGCGAGACCCTGGAGGTGAAGTACCGCAACCATTCCATCGCCGATGTCCTCGACATGACCGTCGAGGAGGCTGCCGACCTGTTCAAGGCGGTGCCGACGATCCGCGAGAAGATGGAGACCCTGGCGCGGGTCGGTCTCGGCTACGTCAAGGTCGGACAGCAGGCCACCACCCTGTCGGGCGGCGAGGCGCAGCGGGTGAAGCTGTCCAAGGAACTCTCCAAGCGCGCTACCGGCCGCACGCTCTACATCCTCGACGAGCCGACCACCGGCCTTCACTTCCATGACGTCGCCAAGCTCATGGAGGTGCTCCACGAACTCGTGGACCAGGGCAACACCGTGGTGGTGATCGAGCACAACCTCGAGGTCATCAAGACCGCCGACTGGGTCATCGACATGGGTCCCGAGGGCGGCGATGGCGGCGGAATCGTCGTGGCCGAAGGGACGCCGGAGCAGATCGCCAAGTCGAAGGCGAGCCATACCGGCCGGTTCCTGCGCGACGTGCTGGCCCGCCGCCCCCTCGCCGAGGTTACCGCCAAGGGTCGGGACGCGGCGGAATAGGCGTTCCGTCCCGCCGAGGCCGAGCCAGATTCGACACTCGCGGGGAACGGGGGGCCCGCTGCGGTGCACAGGCTCCCGGAAAGCGGTGGGCGCGGCCTTCCGGGAATGCGCAAACCCCTGCCCGTGATTGCGCAATCGTCCCGTCCCACGGATCGCCCGCAACGGCTTGGCCGTTAAGCGTTATTTTGCAGACGCGTTGCTCAATGCGACGCCACGCCCAGCGGATTCCTGCTGAGAAAGTTAACAAAACCTTACGCTGCACCGCGTCGAAATTGCGGCTTTTCCGCAACGGTTCGTTTGGAACTGCCTCGATCCGAAGCATTGGACTGTCAATCCGATCCGACCTGTAGAATAGTTCTCAGCGTTGAGACACGAATTCGGGCCGCAAGGGGGGCCCTACGCACCAGATGTCAGCAAGCCGCGAAAACGCGGCACTCGGCACGATGGTTCGTAGGTCTGCGCGGCGAATGCCTGAAATCCTTGGGAAGGACTAGACAATGACGAAGAACTGGCTGGCCACCGGCGCACTGGCGCTGACCATGGGCATGAGCGCCACGGCTTCCTACGCACAGACCACGACTGTTCCCGGCGAGCAGGTCGGCCTCGCCACCGGCGCCCCGCTGCCCGAGGGCATCTACGCCCTGAACACCTTCGTTTACCAGTCGCGCGACAAGTCCGACCTCGATGTCGGGGTCAACATCCCCGTGCTGGTCTGGTCGACCCCGCTGGTTCCGCTCGGCGGCCGCATCGAGCTCCTCGTGGCTCCCCCGACCGTCTTCACCTTCGGCAAGAGCGGCCCGTCCGGCCTGCGTGACACGTCGATCAACGTCGGTACCTTCGTCGGCGGTATCTGGGCCTTCGACCTCGGCAACAACTTCGGCGTCAGCTTGCTCGGTGGTGTCTACCTGAACGAGTTGAACGGTGACCGTGGTGTCCTGCGCACCAACGCCGGCGCTCTCGCCAACACTGCCGTGCTGCCCCAGCTCTCGTCGAACACCTACCGCTTCGGCGTTGCCGCCAGCTACACCGGCGATGGTTACAATCTGACCGCGAACCTCACCGCCAACATCTACGATTCGCCGTCCTCCTTCGGCAGTGGCCGTGACTTCGGCACGATCTACTCCCTCTCCGACTCGCTGAACATCGATCTGACCGCGACCAAGAAGTTCGGCAAGTTCGAGATCGGCGCCATCGCTTACGGCACCCTCAACTTCGACATCAGCGCCAAGGGCGGCGGAATCATCAATGCAGCTCAGGCCGAGGGCCGTGGCCGGTTCCTGATGGGTGGCCTCGTCGGCTACGACTTCGGCTTCGCCACCGCGCAGGTCTACGTCGCCCGCACCGTCGCTTCCACCAGCTTCGACAGCACCGAGATCTCGGGCCGCCTGATCGTTCCGCTGTACTCGCCGACCCCGGTCGCCGCTGTCGCCGCTCCGATCATCCGCAAGTACTGATCTCGAACTCAGCGGCGAGGGTTGACCTCGCCGCCGTGCAGATCACAAAAGCCCGTCCGACCTTCAGGTCGGGCGGGCTTTTGCTTTGAAGGAGACGCTCGCGTCCCGCCATATCTCGCACGAACACGACTTTCCGCAGCGTTCCCGAAACTTTTCTCTTCCGGGCTCCGTAACGAGCGATGACCCCCGCGAAGGGGATAGCTCGAGAGGAACGCTCCATGACCAACGCCCGTCGCCCCGTGGCCTCCACGTTCGCCGCCGTCGCCCTCGCCTTCACCATTGGCGCCGCTTTCCCGGTGGCCGCCCTCGCCAAGAACCCGATGGTCGGCGGCGCTCCGATGTATACGTCGAAGAACATCGTCGAGAACGCGGTCAACTCGAAGGATCACACGACCCTCGTCGCTGCCGTGAAGGCTGCCGGCCTCGTCGACACCCTCGCCGGTCCCGGCCCCTTCACCGTCTTCGCGCCCACCAACGCGGCCTTCGCCAAGCTGCCGGCCGGCACCGTCGAGACCCTGGTGAAGCCCGAGAACAAGGCGACGCTGACCTCCATCCTGACCTATCACGTCGTCCCCGGCACCCTGACCGCCCAGGACCTCATGAAGATCGCCAAGGACGGCGGCGGCGAAGGCCAGATCAAGACCGTGCAGGGCACCCCGCTCGTGGTCCAGAGCAAGGGCAAGGCCGTGTACCTCACCGACACCAAGGGCAACACCGCCAAGGTGACCATCGCCAACGTGATGCAGTCGAACGGCGTGATCCACGTCATCAACGGCGTTCTGCAGCCGTAATACGAAGTCTCACTGACCCTGACCCGTAGGTCAGGGTCAGTGAGGTCCGGCGGACGACCGCCGCCGCGCAGTCGCGCGGGAAGACGTCTTTCTGGACCCGCAACTCTCACCCCGGCTCTCTTGGAGCCGGGGTTTTTTGTTGGGCTTCCGAAAACCCCCGCGGTCGCAGATGGACGATCGCGCTTCCGCTGCTCCACCGGGAGGCCTCTCCCTTATCAGTCCGCGCGGCTGAGCTTCCGTGCGCTGGCGAAGCGGTTGAGGAAGCGCGGCTCCTTCTCCGGCGCCACGCGGATGGCGAGGTGGATCGTGCCCGCCTCTTCGGCGCGGCGGTCGAGAACCTCGGCATTCTCGTAGAGCCAGTTGAGCGCCGCACCGTCCTCGGGCGCAAGGGTGACGGCGAAGGTGGAGCGACGCTTGGCGATCCGCGCCTCGATCCGGCCGGACAGGGCCGCCAATCCCTCGCCCGTGAGGGCCGAGACCAGGATCGGCACGTCACTGTCCCGGTCGTTGCGCCCCTGGGCGCTCAGGTTGAGGAGGCGCGTCCGCTCCGAATCGTCGAGCAGATCGGCCTTGTTCCAGACCTCGATGATTCGCTCGGCCGTGGTCTCGATCCCGAGTTCGCGCAGCACGTCGCTGACATCCTCCGCCTGCGCTTCCGAATCGACATGGCTCACGTCGCGGACATGGAGCAGGATATCGGCCTCGATCACGTCCTCCAGCGTGGCGCGGAAGGCGGCGATGAGGGCCGTGGGCAGTTCCGAGATGAAGCCCACCGTGTCCGAGAGGATCACCGTTTCCCCATGCGGCAGCTTCGTCGCGCGCGCGGTCGGGTCGAGGGTGGCGAACAGCATGTCCTTGGCCATCACCTCGGCCTTGGTGAGGGCGTTGAACAGCGTCGACTTGCCGGCATTGGTGTAGCCGACGAGGGCAACGATCGGGTACGGCACCCGCGCCCGGCTCTCCCGGTGCAGGCCGCGCGTGCGGGTGACGCTGTCGAGCTCGCGCTCGATCTTCGTCATCCGCTCCTGGATCATCCGGCGATCGGCCTCGATCTGGGTCTCGCCAGGGCCGCCGAGGAAGCCGAAGCCGCCGCGCTGGCGTTCGAGGTGGGTCCAGGACCGGACGAGGCGGCTGCGCTGGTAGGCGAGATGGGCGTGTTCGACCTGCAGCGTGCCCTCGCGGGTGGAGGCGCGCCGGCCGAAGATTTCGAGGATGAGGCCGGTGCGGTCGATGACCTTGCAGCCGAAGGCCTTCTCCAGGTTGCGCTGCTGCACCGGCGACAGGGCACAATCCATGACGACGAGGCCGATCTCCTCGGCCTTGATCCGGCCTGCGAGCTCTTCGACCCGGCCCTTGCCCAGATAGGTGGAGGGGCGGATGCGCGAGACCGGCGCGATGATCGCCTCGGTGACGTCCAACTCGATGGCCACGGCGAGACCCGCCGCCTCATCGATTCGCGCCTCGCTGGAGCGCGTGATCTCGGCCGGTCCGCTGCCCATTCGGGGAGCGGCGGACCGGGTGAGATAGGGGCCGATCACCAGCGTATGGGTCGCGGCCGCGATCTCACCTTCGGGAGCGGCCATCGCCTGGAGCCGGGCTTCGCCCGGCGTTGTCATTTGCGTCATGAAATTCGGTTCGACCCTGTCCCCTGAAGATGAGGAGAATGGGCTTTTGCCGACGTCAAACAAGGGCAGTCTTCGATCCTCGTTCGATGTTCGGCGTCAGATGTCGGGCAACGTCTCGACTCAGGCAAGACTGCCGACGTCGCTTCACGCCTTCTCGGGCGCCGTCTCGTCCGGCTCGAACAACTGGACCGGGTGGCCGGGCATGATCGTCGAGATCGCATGTTTGTAGACGAGCTGCGAATGCCCGTCCCGTCGCAGGAGGACGCAGAAGTTGTCGAACCAGGTCACGACGCCCTGGAGCTTGACGCCGTTGACGAGGAAGATCGTGAGCGGGATCTTGTTCTTGCGGACATGATTGAGAAACGTGTCCTGCAGGTTCTGAGCGCGTTCGCCCGCCATTTTTTATTAATCCTTCTTAGAAACCTGCCGCCCGCCGTGACTGGCGGGTTCTTGTTGGTTCGAATGCGTAGCAGACCGGTGAAAACAGACAACCTCGACTATTACACGGTGATTGTCACGCACATGCAAGGGGCACGCACATGTAAGGGGAAGGTCGCCTAGGCCCTCAGGGGCCGATGCCGAGCGACTTCAGTTTGCGGTGGAGGGCCGAGCGTTCCATGCCGATGAACTCGGCGGTGCGCGAGATGTTTCCGGAGAATCGTGCGATCTGCGCGATCAGGTATTCGCGCTCGAAGATTTCCCTCGCCTCGCGCAGGGCGAGACTCATCAGCTTCTCGCCCCCCGCGCCGTTCGGCGTCGTCGGAACCAGGGCGCCGATCTCGGTGGGCAGCATCTCCGAGGTCACTTCCTGCTCCGGATCGGTATGGGTGAGGATCATCAGCCGCTCGACGTTGTTGCGCAGTTGGCGGATGTTGCCCGGCCAGTCGTGCGATTGCAGCACCGCCATGGCGTCCTCGGCGATGCGCCGGCGGGCGAGGCCGGTGGCGGCCGAGATCTGCTCCATGAAGAAGTTGATGAGCTCGGGCACGTCCTCGCGCCGCTCGGACAGGGACGGCACCCGGATCGGCACCACCGAGAGGCGGTGGAACAGATCCTCGCGGAATCGGCCGGCGGCGATCTCCTCGGCGAGGTCGCGCGAGGAGGAGGAGATGATGCGCACGTCCACATGGACGCGGGTGGTGCCGCCGACGCGCTGGAAGTTCTGGTCCACCAGCACGCGCAGGATGCGGTTCTGGGTCTCGCGCGGCATGTCGGCGATCTCGTCGATATAGAGGGAGCCGCCATGGGCCTCCTCCAGGGCTCCGACCCGGCGGGCGCGGCCCTCGCCGGCCTCGACGCCGAACAGTTCCGCTTCCATGGTCTCGGGCGTGATCATCGCCGCGTTGATGACGACGAAGGGACCGCTGGCGCGGGACGAGGCGGCGTGAAGGGTCCGCGCCGAGAGTTCCTTGCCGGAGCCCGGCGCGCCCAGGATCATCACGCGCGCATTGGTGGGGGCGACCCGCTCCACCGTCTGGCGCAGCTGGTTGACCGCCACGGACCCGCCGACGAGCCGGCTCGCCTGGCCGGAGCGCGCCTTGAGGTCGCGCACCTCGCGCTTGAGGCGGGAGGCTTCGAGGGCGCGTTCGGCCACCAGGACCAGCCGGTCGGCCTTGAACGGCTTCTCGATGAAGTCGTAGGCGCCCGCCTTGATGGCGGCCACCGCCGTCTCGATGTTGCCGTGGCCCGAGATCATCACCACCGGCAGGTCGGGATGTCCGAGCTTGATCTGGTCGAGCACCTGCAGCCCGTCGAGGCGCGAGCCCTGCAGCCAGATATCGAGGAACACGAGGTGGGGGCGGCGCGACTCGATGGCCGCGAGCGCCTCGTCGGAGCCTCCGGCCGTCCGGGTCCGGTGGCCTTCGTCGTCGAGGATGCCGGCGACGAGGTCGCGGATGTCGGCCTCGTCGTCGACGATCAGAATATCGGCGCTCATGACGTCATCTCCGCGATTGGGGGTGCCGTCGGTGCGGCAACCTTCTCAGCCTGCGCGGAGGGTTTCCCCTCCGTCGTCTTTTCCCGGGTATCGAGGGGAACGCGCATCCGCACGCGTCCGCCCCTGCCTACGGGATTGTCGTTCAGTTCGATGCCGCCACCATGCTCTTCGAGCACCTTGCTGACGATGGCGAGCCCGAGGCCGGTGCCGCCCTCGCGGGTGGTCATATAGGGCTCGAGCAGCCGCTGGCGCCCCTCGACGGGAAAGCCTTTGCCGTTGTCGGTGATCTCGATCACCGCGAACCCCTCCTCGACGAGGAGGCGCAGATCGACCCGCCCCTTGCCGAGTTCGGCTTCGGGCACGGCGGAGACGGCCTCCACCGCGTTCTTGAGGATGTTGGTGATCGCCTGCGACAGGAGCCGGATGTCGAAGGCGGCATGCAGGCGGTCCTGCCCGGCCTCGGTGAAGGCGAAATCCATGTCCGGATGCGCCACCCGCATCATGAACAGGTTCTGCTTGGCGATCTCGCTCAGGTCGTTCCGGGCGATGGCGGGCTTGGGCATCCGCGCGAAGGACGAGAACTCGTCCACCATGCGCTTGATCTCGTCCACCTGGCGGATGATCGTCGCCGTGCACTGGTCGAACACGTCCTTGTCCGCCACGATGACCTTGCCGTATTTGCGCCGGATGCGCTCGGCCGAGAGCTGGATCGGGGTCAGCGGGTTCTTGATCTCGTGGGCGATGCGGCGGGCGACGTCCGCCCAGGCGGAGGTGCGCTGGGCCGTGACGAGGTCGGTGATGTCGTCCAGCGTCACCACGAAGCCGCGGGCGCCGCCTTGCGCCTGCTCGCTGGTGACGCGCACGGTAACCGTGCGCTCGCGCCCGTCGCGGGTCAGCTGGATCTGCTGCTGGAGGGCGCGCAGGCGCCCCTCGCCGCCCTCGGGCAGGATGGCCTGGAGCTCGGGCACGGCCTGGACCAGCGGCTTGCCGATGATGGCATCCGCCTTGAGCCCCAATGTGCGCTCGATGGAGGGGTTGGCGATGGTGACGAGGCCCGCCGCGTCGACGCCGATGACGCCGGGCGAGACACCGGAAAGGACCGCTTCGGTGAAGCGGCGGCGCCGGTCGATGAGTTCGCTCGCCGCCGTCAGCCCGTCGTGCTGGCGGCGCAGCTCCTGGGTCATCTTGTTGAAGCTCTCGCCGAGATGGGCGAGGTCGCCGTCGCTTTTCCGGGCCGGGACCTGGGCGTAGAAATTGCCCGAGGCGACCTGGTCGGCCGCGTTGATGAGCCGGCGGATCGGCGCGACGAACCGGTTGGCGAAGTTGAGGCCGAACCAGACCGCCGAGAGCAGGGCGATCAGCGCGATCAGCACGAAGATCGAGGCGAAGCTGATCTGGATCGAGCGCTTGAGGGAATCGTAGGTGAGATACTCGGCGGCCGCTGCCCGCGAGACGCCGGGGAAGTCGACGGCGAGCTGGCTCACCTCGCGCTGCACCAGCAGCACGGCCCCGTCATAGGCCGGCATCCGCAGCAGGGCGGCGAAGACCCTCCCCTCGCTCGGCCTCAGGCAGATCGTCTCGTTGGATTTGGCGGCCTCCTCGAAGGCCGCGGCGGAGGGCAGCCTGCGCTCCTTGAGGACGTCGATCTTCGCCCGTGCCACGAGCTCGTTCGGTCCGCGCATGATCTCGGCGACCGGCAGTCCTAGCGCGGTGGCCCGCGTGGTGAGGAAGTTCTCGAACCACTCCCTGTTCACGTCGAAATTCGGCCGTGCCCGCGTGAGGTCGTCCGTGAGGATGCGGATCTCGCGGGCGAGCGACTGGCACTGGTTCTCCTGGTAGGCGTCGGCCACCTCGACGGATTTCAGCACCACGTCGCGGACGCGGTCGGTGAAGCCCAGCGAGAGCCCGCGATCGATCGTCACCGCCGCCACGACGGCCAGCAGCACGGTGGGCAGGATCGCGATGAGGCTGAACAGGCCGACGATGCGGGTGTGCAGGCGGGCCACCGCCGCATTGGCCCGGCGCGCATGCAGGAAGACCCGCGCCTCCCAGGCGATGATGACGAACAGGCTGAGGACCAGGAAGACGTTGATGCCCAGCAGCGTCAGGCCGATCGTCGGCGTCGGTGTCACCCGGATCACGCCGGCGAGGATCAGGAAGGTCGCGATGGCCGAGATCAGGGCCGTGGCGACGACGAGCGCGCCGATCCAGCCGGGGCCGCGCGGCGCCGCCCGGATGGTATGAGGTTCAGCCTCGCCCTCCGGTGAGACATCGTCTCCCGGGGCGGCCGATTGTCTGGAACGTCGAAGCCACGCCATGGCTGATGCGTCGCCACAACAGTGTGGCGAAATTAATACGAATCGGGCCATCGTGGCGGTCGACACAATGGGCGCTGCACGCGCCGCGACGGCGCCTCAAGTCCTGAAACCGATGGCACCGCAGCGATCTGCGACCGTTTCTTGCTTGGAAATCTCTCGGTCGACCGGCCGAGAAAATACATTATTCTCCAAGCCTCCCCTCAATTCTCCAAGCCTCCCCTCACACCGAGTTCGCAATGCCCGAGACGCCCGTCTATTCCTCCGCCGCCGTTGCCGCGCCTCACCATCTGGCCGCCACCGCCGGGCAGACCGTGCTGGCGCAAGGGGGCAACGCCATCGAGGCCATGGCGGCCATGGCGGCGACCATCGCCGTGGTCTATCCGCATATGAACGGCATCGGCGGCGACGGATTCTGGCTCGTGCGCGAGCCGGGCGGGCGGGTGCGCGGCATCGAGGCCTGCGGCCCGGCCGGGTCCCTCGCCACGGTCGCTCGCTATCGCAGCCAGGGCCATGAGACGATCCCCTCGCGCGGGCCGGATGCGGCGCTCACCGTGGCCGGCGCTATCGGCGGCTGGCGTCTCGCCCTCGACCTCGCCAGGGCGCTGGGCGGCCGGCTTCCCCTCGACACCCTCCTGGCCGATGCGATCCGCCACGCGCGCCAGGGCTGCGCGGTCTCGCCCTCCGAGGCCCGCTACGTGCCGAAGGAAATCGACACGCTCCACGACCAGCCGGGTTTCGCCGAGACCTTCCTCGACGGGGGCAAGCCCTTCGCCGCAGGCGCCACGCGG
This region includes:
- a CDS encoding Immunogenic protein MPT70; the encoded protein is MTNARRPVASTFAAVALAFTIGAAFPVAALAKNPMVGGAPMYTSKNIVENAVNSKDHTTLVAAVKAAGLVDTLAGPGPFTVFAPTNAAFAKLPAGTVETLVKPENKATLTSILTYHVVPGTLTAQDLMKIAKDGGGEGQIKTVQGTPLVVQSKGKAVYLTDTKGNTAKVTIANVMQSNGVIHVINGVLQP
- the hflX gene encoding GTPase HflX, whose product is MTQMTTPGEARLQAMAAPEGEIAAATHTLVIGPYLTRSAAPRMGSGPAEITRSSEARIDEAAGLAVAIELDVTEAIIAPVSRIRPSTYLGKGRVEELAGRIKAEEIGLVVMDCALSPVQQRNLEKAFGCKVIDRTGLILEIFGRRASTREGTLQVEHAHLAYQRSRLVRSWTHLERQRGGFGFLGGPGETQIEADRRMIQERMTKIERELDSVTRTRGLHRESRARVPYPIVALVGYTNAGKSTLFNALTKAEVMAKDMLFATLDPTARATKLPHGETVILSDTVGFISELPTALIAAFRATLEDVIEADILLHVRDVSHVDSEAQAEDVSDVLRELGIETTAERIIEVWNKADLLDDSERTRLLNLSAQGRNDRDSDVPILVSALTGEGLAALSGRIEARIAKRRSTFAVTLAPEDGAALNWLYENAEVLDRRAEEAGTIHLAIRVAPEKEPRFLNRFASARKLSRAD
- the hfq gene encoding RNA-binding protein Hfq — translated: MAGERAQNLQDTFLNHVRKNKIPLTIFLVNGVKLQGVVTWFDNFCVLLRRDGHSQLVYKHAISTIMPGHPVQLFEPDETAPEKA
- the glnG gene encoding Nitrogen regulation protein NR(I), which gives rise to MSADILIVDDEADIRDLVAGILDDEGHRTRTAGGSDEALAAIESRRPHLVFLDIWLQGSRLDGLQVLDQIKLGHPDLPVVMISGHGNIETAVAAIKAGAYDFIEKPFKADRLVLVAERALEASRLKREVRDLKARSGQASRLVGGSVAVNQLRQTVERVAPTNARVMILGAPGSGKELSARTLHAASSRASGPFVVINAAMITPETMEAELFGVEAGEGRARRVGALEEAHGGSLYIDEIADMPRETQNRILRVLVDQNFQRVGGTTRVHVDVRIISSSSRDLAEEIAAGRFREDLFHRLSVVPIRVPSLSERREDVPELINFFMEQISAATGLARRRIAEDAMAVLQSHDWPGNIRQLRNNVERLMILTHTDPEQEVTSEMLPTEIGALVPTTPNGAGGEKLMSLALREAREIFEREYLIAQIARFSGNISRTAEFIGMERSALHRKLKSLGIGP
- the srrB gene encoding Sensor protein SrrB; amino-acid sequence: MAWLRRSRQSAAPGDDVSPEGEAEPHTIRAAPRGPGWIGALVVATALISAIATFLILAGVIRVTPTPTIGLTLLGINVFLVLSLFVIIAWEARVFLHARRANAAVARLHTRIVGLFSLIAILPTVLLAVVAAVTIDRGLSLGFTDRVRDVVLKSVEVADAYQENQCQSLAREIRILTDDLTRARPNFDVNREWFENFLTTRATALGLPVAEIMRGPNELVARAKIDVLKERRLPSAAAFEEAAKSNETICLRPSEGRVFAALLRMPAYDGAVLLVQREVSQLAVDFPGVSRAAAAEYLTYDSLKRSIQISFASIFVLIALIALLSAVWFGLNFANRFVAPIRRLINAADQVASGNFYAQVPARKSDGDLAHLGESFNKMTQELRRQHDGLTAASELIDRRRRFTEAVLSGVSPGVIGVDAAGLVTIANPSIERTLGLKADAIIGKPLVQAVPELQAILPEGGEGRLRALQQQIQLTRDGRERTVTVRVTSEQAQGGARGFVVTLDDITDLVTAQRTSAWADVARRIAHEIKNPLTPIQLSAERIRRKYGKVIVADKDVFDQCTATIIRQVDEIKRMVDEFSSFARMPKPAIARNDLSEIAKQNLFMMRVAHPDMDFAFTEAGQDRLHAAFDIRLLSQAITNILKNAVEAVSAVPEAELGKGRVDLRLLVEEGFAVIEITDNGKGFPVEGRQRLLEPYMTTREGGTGLGLAIVSKVLEEHGGGIELNDNPVGRGGRVRMRVPLDTREKTTEGKPSAQAEKVAAPTAPPIAEMTS